The genomic DNA AAACGCTACAATGCCTTTGAATGTTGCTGAAAAATGCTGAATATCGAATCTGAAAACGGAACACCATTGGACAACCAGATTGAAAAAGCAGATCATCAGGATGAAACCGCTGATGAAAACGTGGAGCCTTTCGACTACACGCATGTACACGCCGTAGCGCGCATCGCGCTGTATGACGATCTTCGCAGCGCCCCGCGCGTGACGGAGATACACCCGGCGCCGACGGCTGAATTCATTGAAAGCCTTGCTTCGAAAATTTATGAACAGGCTAAAAACGCCGGAGGGACCATTCCGTACACCGTCATCCGCGAAGTATCGGAAAACTTCATCCACGCGCGTTTCGCCGAGGCTACCGTGTCCATCCTGGACGAGGGCAATACCATCCGTTTCGCCGACCAGGGCCCGGGCATACCTTATAAGGATCAAGCGCAGATCCCCGGGTTCACATCCGCCGTGGAGCCGATGAAACACTATATTCGCGGCGTGGGGTCGGGCTTGCCCATCGTGAAAGAGTACCTCGATTTCTCGCACGGCACCATCACCATTGAGGACAACCTGGGAACAGGCGCCGTAGTGACCATCAGCCTACGTGCGGGCGAGGCGACCGATATGCCGCCCGTCGACCAATCGAGCGCGCTTCACCCTGCATCCGCG from Eggerthella lenta DSM 2243 includes the following:
- a CDS encoding ATP-binding protein, producing the protein MDNQIEKADHQDETADENVEPFDYTHVHAVARIALYDDLRSAPRVTEIHPAPTAEFIESLASKIYEQAKNAGGTIPYTVIREVSENFIHARFAEATVSILDEGNTIRFADQGPGIPYKDQAQIPGFTSAVEPMKHYIRGVGSGLPIVKEYLDFSHGTITIEDNLGTGAVVTISLRAGEATDMPPVDQSSALHPASAQPSAMEPAYPMHEAPQQLQQQIPPQQPMQQPAYPAQYGYANPPYPQEAAPARPPYGYEPEPQYAPPRYAQNPYAAGAPYYPQHGAPAHRAQGMDMQAQHAMAPLIPPLSQRERDFLPIFLSEGALGVTDLSRLTGVPQSSTYVALSKLEEAGLIEKTVGQKRILTDLGYHVANSL